A single Glycine soja cultivar W05 chromosome 14, ASM419377v2, whole genome shotgun sequence DNA region contains:
- the LOC114383902 gene encoding uncharacterized protein LOC114383902, with translation MGIFGETGWEWKFSWRRNLFDNELGGALAFIDQTAAISTNAALMDSWVWGAEPTGIFSTNSAYNCIRSYQLFYQPNSGLRQLWEIKIPLTALSFAWRLLWDRIPSKENLIRRQILLQNDLFPFCQSQVESASHLFLTCHKVMPLWWEFNSWVKEDRVLHSKPMDNFLQHCSLAGSRNSNRRRKIWWIAAIRSIWNLRNDMIFNNQPFDISKLVDKAIFLPWSWLRGWEKDFTVPFHQWSSNMSLSFI, from the coding sequence ATGGGGATTTTTGGAGAAACTGGCTGGGAGTGGAAATTCTCCTGGAGAAGAAATCTTTTTGATAATGAATTGGGGGGAGCTTTAGCTTTTATTGACCAGACTGCAGCAATAAGTACTAATGCAGCCTTGATGGATTCTTGGGTGTGGGGAGCTGAACCAACGGGGATCTTCTCTACAAATTCTGCTTATAATTGTATCAGATCTTATCAACTATTCTATCAGCCAAATAGTGGCTTAAGACAGCTATGGGAAATCAAAATCCCCCTTACAGCTTTATCCTTTGCTTGGAGATTACTCTGGGATAGGATTCCTTCTAAGGAAAACCTAATCAGGAGGCAGATTCTCCTTCAAAATGACCTTTTCCCCTTTTGCCAAAGCCAAGTCGAATCTGCTTCCCATCTATTTCTCACTTGTCATAAAGTTATGCCTTTGTGGTGGGAATTCAACTCATGGGTGAAGGAAGATAGAGTTCTGCACAGTAAGCCTATGGACAACTTTCTTCAGCACTGCTCATTGGCTGGATCGAGGAATTCTAACAGAAGGAGGAAGATATGGTGGATAGCAGCTATAAGATCCATATGGAATCTTAGAAAtgacatgatttttaataatcaacCTTTTGACATCTCTAAATTGGTTGACAAAGCAATCTTTCTCCCTTGGTCTTGGTTGAGGGGATGGGAAAAGGATTTCACTGTTCCTTTTCACCAATGGTCCTCAAATATGTCTTTGTCTTTTATCTAG
- the LOC114384696 gene encoding pollen receptor-like kinase 5 codes for MALRRAYYCLLTLLVFALCFEPLLGDTDAQILMRFKASLSNNNALNNWVNESSLCSWRGLLCNHTDQTFYGLRLHNMSLGGKIDVDTLLELPTLTSFSVMNNTFEGPMPEFKKLVRLRALFLSNNKFSGDIPDDAFEGMTKLKRVFLAENGFTGHIPKSLANLPRLWDLDLRGNSFGGSIPEFQQKDFRMFNLSHNQLEGSIPESLSNKDPSSFAGNKGLCGKPMSPCNEIGGNESRSEIPYPDSSQRKGNKYRILITVIIVIVVVVVASIVALLFIRNHWRKRLQPLILSKQENSKNSVDFRESQSIDVTSDFKKGGDGALNFVREDKGGFDLQDLLRASAVVLGSGSFGSTYKAMILNGPTVVVKRFRHMNNAGKQEFIEHMKRLGSLTHPNLLPLDAFYYRKEDKFLVYDYAENGSLASHLHDRNGSVLNWSTRLKIVKGVARGLAYLYESFPGQNLPHGHLKSSNVVLDHSFEPHLTEYGLVPVMTKSHAQRFMAAYKAPEVNQFGRPNVKSDVWCLGILILELLTGKFPANYLRHGKGGNNSDLATWVDSVVREEWTGEVFDKDIMGTRNGEGEMLKLLRIGMFCCKWSVESRWDWREALAKIEELKEKDSDEEYSSYVSEGDLYSRTMTEDEFSFSVTN; via the exons ATGGCTCTTAGAAGAGCATACTATTGCCTTCTTACGCTTTTGGTGTTCGCCCTATGTTTTGAGCCATTGTTGGGAGACACAGATGCTCAAATTTTGATGAGGTTCAAAGCTTCCTTGTCCAATAACAATGCCTTAAACAACTGGGTGAATGAGTCTAGTTTATGTAGTTGGAGAGGTTTGTTATGCAACCACACTGACCAAACATTTTATGGCTTGAGACTACACAATATGAGTCTAGGTGGGAAGATTGATGTAGACACCTTGTTGGAATTGCCAACTTTGACAAGCTTTAGTGTCATGAACAATACATTTGAGGGTCCAATGCCTGAGTTCAAAAAGCTTGTGAGGTTAAGGGCATTGTTTCTGTCCAACAATAAATTCTCTGGCGATATTCCGGATGATGCTTTTGAGGGCATGACAAAACTGAAAAGGGTTTTCTTGGCAGAGAATGGCTTCACGGGTCATATTCCTAAGTCACTTGCTAACTTGCCTAGACTTTGGGATTTGGACTTGCGTGGGAatagttttggaggaagcatACCAGAGTTTCAACAAAAGGATTTCAGAATGTTTAATTTGTCGCATAACCAATTGGAAGGTTCAATACCAGAAAGCTTAAGCAACAAGGATCCAAGTTCATTTGCTG GCAACAAAGGCCTATGTGGAAAACCGATGAGTCCGTGCAATGAGATTGGTGGCAACGAGTCTAGATCAGAGATTCCCTACCCTGATTCATCTcaaagaaagggaaacaaaTACCGAATCCTTATAACCGTCATTATAGTGATCGTAGTGGTTGTTGTTGCTTCAATAGTAGCACTTCTATTTATCCGTAACCACTGGAGAAAAAGGTTGCAACCCTTAATATTAAGCAAGCAGGAGAATTCCAAGAACAGTGTAGACTTCAGGGAGTCACAATCCATTGATGTGACAAGTGATTTCAAGAAGGGTGGTGATGGGGCATTGAACTTTGTTAGGGAAGACAAAGGGGGGTTTGATTTGCAAGACCTGCTTAGAGCCTCTGCCGTGGTTCTTGGTAGTGGCAGTTTCGGGTCCACATACAAGGCTATGATTTTGAATGGACCAACTGTGGTTGTGAAGAGGTTTAGGCACATGAACAATGCTGGGAAACAAGAGTTCATTGAGCACATGAAAAGGCTTGGAAGTTTGACACACCCTAATCTTCTCCCCCTTGATGCATTCTACTACAGaaaagaagataagtttttggtTTATGACTATGCCGAAAATGGCAGCTTGGCCAGTCATCTACATG ATAGAAATGGCTCAGTGCTAAACTGGTCAACCCGTTTGAAAATCGTAAAAGGAGTAGCTAGAGGCTTAGCATACCTCTACGAAAGCTTCCCTGGCCAAAATCTACCGCATGGCCATCTCAAGTCCTCCAATGTTGTTTTGGACCATTCATTTGAGCCACACTTGACAGAGTATGGCCTTGTGCCAGTGATGACCAAGAGTCATGCTCAGCGGTTCATGGCGGCCTACAAGGCCCCAGAGGTGAACCAATTTGGAAGGCCAAATGTGAAAAGTGATGTGTGGTGTCTGGGGATCCTCATTCTGGAGCTTCTAACAGGGAAGTTCCCAGCAAATTATCTGAGGCATGGGAAGGGTGGGAACAATTCTGACTTGGCAACATGGGTGGACTCAGTAGTGAGGGAAGAGTGGACTGGTGAGGTGTTTGATAAGGACATTATGGGGACCAGGAATGGGGAGGGTGAGATGCTGAAGCTGCTGAGGATTGGAATGTTTTGCTGCAAATGGAGTGTGGAGAGTAGGTGGGATTGGAGGGAGGCACTGGCAAAGATTGAGGAGTTAAAGGAGAAGGATAGTGATGAAGAATACTCTTCTTATGTCAGTGAAGGGGATTTGTATTCAAGGACTATGACTGAAGATGAGTTCTCTTTTTCTGTCACTAATTGA